A window of Sutcliffiella cohnii contains these coding sequences:
- a CDS encoding DUF1850 domain-containing protein has product MKFLKQNRSLYIICFTIFIMGGIFVYPFRTALVFHFENTNRIQAILPINKGEEFTIIFTHSIHLTDVTEKYRVLPNLNILQYEIVYEQFGIGMPSNANEEELFVYENGKYHIKNMNNIFPSMNIRNGKTISEHRLVWDNGKKMVEFNDYFEPGAWYKVEMKKLTVWQYLKGVKIHE; this is encoded by the coding sequence ATGAAATTTCTCAAACAAAATAGGTCATTATATATTATCTGTTTCACTATTTTCATTATGGGGGGTATATTTGTTTATCCCTTTCGGACTGCTTTAGTATTTCACTTTGAAAACACGAATCGAATTCAAGCAATTCTTCCAATTAATAAAGGGGAAGAGTTTACCATTATTTTTACTCATTCTATTCATTTAACCGATGTAACAGAAAAATACAGAGTTCTACCCAACCTTAATATACTTCAATATGAAATAGTTTATGAACAGTTTGGTATAGGAATGCCTTCTAACGCAAACGAGGAAGAGCTGTTTGTATATGAAAATGGTAAATATCATATAAAAAATATGAATAATATTTTCCCCTCTATGAATATACGAAATGGTAAAACTATATCCGAGCATCGTCTTGTATGGGACAATGGTAAAAAAATGGTCGAATTTAACGATTATTTTGAACCAGGTGCGTGGTATAAAGTTGAAATGAAAAAACTTACCGTTTGGCAATATTTGAAAGGAGTTAAGATACATGAGTGA
- a CDS encoding TAXI family TRAP transporter solute-binding subunit, which produces MKKQKSILLLLVLFIFSLFLTACGGSNTSSSDEGGDNPEYLSMLTGGTSGTYYPLGGAMATIITDETGVQTDAVSSNASADNVVALQQGDAELAFVQTDVVSYAVEGVNAFEGKAVDNVLAIGSLYPETVQIVTRADSGITSVEDLKGKSVSVGAPGSGTYMNATQILEVHGLSIDDINAQNLDFGESTGGIQDGRIDAAFITAGTPTGAVEGLSATTPVSIIGISKEKVDELISKYPFYASDVIAAGTYGMKDEVQTVAVLAMLAVTDSLSEELVYNITKAIYENTDKIAHAKSEFISKDTALNGIGIDLHPGAEKYFKEVGVIKE; this is translated from the coding sequence GTGAAAAAACAAAAGTCTATATTATTACTTTTAGTGTTGTTTATTTTTTCGTTGTTTTTAACAGCATGTGGTGGTAGTAACACTTCGAGTAGTGATGAAGGTGGAGACAATCCTGAATATTTAAGTATGTTAACTGGTGGTACTAGTGGTACATACTACCCATTAGGTGGAGCAATGGCAACAATTATTACTGATGAAACTGGAGTTCAAACAGACGCAGTTTCTTCCAATGCTTCTGCGGATAACGTAGTTGCGCTACAACAAGGAGATGCTGAGCTAGCATTTGTACAAACTGATGTTGTTTCATATGCAGTTGAAGGGGTAAATGCATTTGAAGGAAAAGCAGTCGATAATGTTCTAGCAATCGGATCTCTTTATCCAGAAACAGTACAAATTGTTACAAGAGCTGATTCTGGAATTACTAGTGTAGAAGATTTAAAAGGTAAATCGGTTTCTGTTGGTGCACCAGGATCAGGAACATATATGAACGCTACTCAAATTTTAGAAGTTCATGGCTTATCTATAGATGATATTAATGCACAAAATTTAGACTTCGGTGAATCTACAGGTGGAATTCAAGATGGGCGTATTGATGCAGCTTTCATTACTGCAGGTACTCCAACAGGTGCTGTTGAAGGTTTATCAGCTACTACACCTGTTTCTATTATTGGTATCTCAAAAGAAAAAGTTGACGAATTAATTTCAAAATATCCTTTCTATGCATCAGATGTTATCGCAGCTGGAACATATGGAATGAAAGATGAAGTTCAAACAGTTGCAGTGCTTGCAATGTTAGCAGTAACAGATAGCCTATCTGAAGAATTAGTTTATAATATTACGAAAGCTATCTATGAAAATACTGATAAAATTGCTCATGCAAAAAGTGAATTCATTTCCAAAGATACAGCTTTAAATGGAATTGGCATCGATTTACACCCTGGTGCTGAAAAGTACTTTAAAGAAGTTGGAGTAATAAAGGAATAG
- a CDS encoding YjcZ family sporulation protein, giving the protein MYANNVPPMVAGANMPPNVPPMVAGVMDVPYAAPAYGYGCGPVAPACGYGHGFLLIVVLFILLIIVGCSFPKC; this is encoded by the coding sequence ATGTATGCTAATAATGTACCGCCTATGGTGGCAGGCGCAAATATGCCACCAAATGTACCGCCGATGGTTGCAGGTGTAATGGATGTTCCTTATGCAGCACCAGCTTACGGATATGGATGTGGCCCTGTTGCTCCAGCTTGTGGGTATGGGCACGGGTTTTTGCTAATTGTTGTGTTGTTTATATTACTAATCATTGTAGGATGCAGTTTCCCTAAATGCTAA
- a CDS encoding MBL fold metallo-hydrolase, protein MLFKKDFTQKTLNGVQMGNGTIAFQGVKLNVHSFCTDGVLIDTGARSLEKFFIPFFENLSIDQVMITHYHEDHTGCATYLQKEKKFPLYMSNEMIASCKEKADYPLYRQLFWGKRKPFHALPIANTFQSRNATRSVIETPGHAKDHLSFLNRDTGQLFTGDLYCQEKTKVVLREESIPMIIESLERVLTYEFDEVFCSHAGHLKNGRIALQRKLNYLLDLQGNILKMHKEGLSSEEIKSQLFPKKYPIMRFSQGEWDSIHIVHSVIKQHSTVC, encoded by the coding sequence TTGTTATTTAAAAAGGATTTTACTCAGAAAACTCTAAATGGAGTTCAGATGGGAAATGGAACAATCGCTTTTCAAGGTGTAAAGCTTAATGTTCATAGCTTTTGTACGGACGGAGTGTTAATTGATACCGGTGCGAGGTCTCTAGAGAAATTTTTTATCCCCTTTTTTGAAAACTTATCGATCGATCAAGTAATGATAACGCACTATCATGAAGATCATACAGGGTGTGCAACGTATTTACAAAAAGAAAAGAAGTTCCCACTTTATATGAGTAACGAAATGATAGCATCCTGCAAGGAAAAAGCAGATTATCCCCTTTATCGACAATTGTTTTGGGGGAAGCGTAAACCGTTCCATGCACTCCCAATTGCTAACACGTTTCAATCACGGAATGCAACTCGGAGCGTTATCGAAACTCCAGGTCATGCTAAGGATCACCTTTCGTTTTTAAACCGCGACACTGGCCAGCTTTTTACAGGAGACCTATATTGTCAAGAAAAAACGAAGGTGGTGCTCCGAGAGGAAAGTATTCCGATGATTATCGAATCGTTGGAAAGGGTATTAACCTACGAGTTTGATGAAGTGTTTTGCAGCCATGCAGGCCACTTGAAAAATGGACGCATTGCTCTACAAAGAAAGCTAAATTATTTGTTAGATCTCCAAGGTAATATTTTAAAAATGCATAAAGAAGGATTGTCTTCAGAAGAAATAAAAAGCCAGCTCTTTCCAAAAAAATACCCGATCATGCGTTTCTCTCAAGGAGAATGGGATTCTATTCATATTGTGCACTCAGTTATAAAGCAACATTCGACTGTTTGTTAA
- a CDS encoding ASCH domain-containing protein, whose product MKVLSMIQPWASLFVLREAQYETRSWKTNYRGPLAIHTSKKINKAVCSHRAIQALLYKHGYTVEGLPTGKIIAVCNLIDCLKVVENHQTSAILEDGREVSGNDFFLGDYPENGYVWVIEGMRTLDSFIPAKGKLGLWEYEEE is encoded by the coding sequence GTGAAAGTACTATCAATGATTCAGCCGTGGGCAAGCCTTTTTGTCCTTCGAGAAGCTCAATATGAAACGAGAAGTTGGAAAACGAACTACAGAGGGCCACTCGCCATACATACAAGTAAAAAAATAAACAAAGCAGTATGTAGTCATCGTGCAATACAAGCATTGCTTTATAAGCATGGTTATACAGTTGAAGGTTTACCAACTGGTAAAATTATTGCAGTTTGTAATCTTATCGATTGTTTAAAGGTAGTGGAAAACCATCAAACGAGTGCGATTCTTGAAGATGGAAGGGAAGTTTCAGGGAATGATTTTTTCCTGGGAGACTATCCCGAAAATGGTTATGTATGGGTCATAGAGGGTATGAGAACGTTAGATTCTTTTATTCCTGCAAAAGGAAAGCTTGGATTGTGGGAGTACGAAGAAGAATAA
- a CDS encoding SRPBCC family protein → MMRFRGVFTNQTILEVPIDAVWDFFQTTENLARITSYPKVNIQGSSVVEVGKTMRLQLHFGIWKTSWDSYISEWREKEWFEDTIVKPPFPFSAWKHRHQFIAKSEDETIMMDILEFQSQLPPWLIKAGLYLMFKDRERAIKKYLNNKN, encoded by the coding sequence ATGATGAGGTTCCGAGGAGTCTTCACTAACCAAACAATATTAGAAGTTCCCATCGATGCAGTTTGGGACTTTTTCCAAACAACGGAGAATCTAGCGCGCATTACGTCTTATCCAAAAGTAAACATTCAAGGTTCTTCTGTAGTGGAGGTAGGGAAAACGATGAGATTGCAATTACATTTTGGAATATGGAAAACATCATGGGACTCCTACATTTCGGAATGGAGAGAAAAAGAATGGTTTGAAGATACAATCGTCAAGCCACCATTTCCTTTTAGTGCATGGAAACATCGTCATCAGTTTATTGCTAAGTCGGAAGACGAGACAATTATGATGGATATACTCGAGTTTCAAAGCCAACTTCCACCTTGGCTTATAAAAGCAGGTTTGTATCTTATGTTTAAAGATAGAGAAAGAGCGATAAAAAAGTATTTAAATAATAAAAATTAA
- a CDS encoding D-alanyl-D-alanine carboxypeptidase family protein codes for MSKTKKNKVYILPVMLAALFSMFALNPLLFMNEPIVDASAAIVMDATSGDVLYSKNENVPLAPASMSKLMTEYIILEEIERGNVSWDEYVVISETAASTGGASIPLMEGERISVQDLFYAMVMPSANNATVLLAEHIAGSEEEFTKLMNEKARSLGLSDETNFVNATGLPNEISQQSTMTAHDVASLSIQLLDRFPEVLEITQLSNYQLSYHNTYITTTNAMLLSDNPKILFDGLDGLKTGYTGEAGYCFAGTAKQGDKRIVSVIMGTSTTDQRFVETRKLMAYGFENAPVTLEHIVNTTIYKFKTVLESKLI; via the coding sequence ATGAGCAAAACAAAGAAAAATAAAGTTTACATACTTCCTGTAATGTTAGCCGCTTTATTTAGTATGTTTGCTTTAAATCCATTATTATTTATGAATGAACCGATCGTTGACGCGAGTGCGGCCATTGTGATGGATGCAACGAGCGGGGATGTGCTTTATTCAAAAAATGAAAACGTGCCGTTAGCACCAGCAAGCATGTCTAAATTAATGACTGAATATATCATTTTAGAAGAAATTGAACGAGGCAATGTTTCTTGGGATGAATATGTCGTCATAAGTGAAACGGCTGCATCTACTGGAGGCGCTTCTATTCCGTTAATGGAAGGGGAACGTATTTCTGTTCAGGATCTCTTTTACGCAATGGTGATGCCTTCTGCTAATAATGCAACAGTACTTCTTGCAGAACATATTGCTGGTAGCGAAGAAGAGTTTACGAAGCTTATGAATGAAAAAGCACGGTCGTTAGGGCTTTCTGATGAAACCAATTTTGTGAACGCAACGGGACTACCGAATGAGATAAGTCAACAGTCGACGATGACCGCTCATGATGTAGCTAGCCTTTCTATTCAACTGTTGGACCGTTTTCCAGAGGTTTTAGAGATTACCCAACTGTCAAACTACCAATTAAGTTATCACAATACATATATTACAACGACAAACGCCATGCTGTTATCGGATAATCCGAAAATACTTTTTGACGGCCTTGACGGATTAAAGACAGGTTACACCGGGGAAGCAGGGTACTGTTTTGCAGGGACAGCTAAACAAGGAGATAAACGAATTGTTTCTGTTATCATGGGCACATCTACGACCGATCAACGGTTTGTAGAGACAAGAAAATTAATGGCTTACGGCTTTGAAAACGCTCCTGTCACACTAGAGCATATCGTTAATACGACTATATATAAATTCAAAACAGTACTGGAAAGTAAATTAATATAG
- a CDS encoding FbpB family small basic protein produces the protein MKKVKLSFSELMKENKEELLKDREQMEKIEKRLEEKYVGQK, from the coding sequence TTGAAAAAAGTAAAACTTTCTTTTTCAGAGTTAATGAAGGAAAACAAAGAAGAGTTACTAAAAGACCGTGAACAAATGGAGAAAATTGAAAAACGCTTAGAAGAAAAGTATGTTGGTCAAAAATAA
- a CDS encoding TerC family protein: MDFSILFEYAWVLLLLIAIEGLLAADNALVLAIMVRHLPEEQRRRALFYGLAGAFVFRFGSLFVISFLVDVWQVQAIGALYLLFIAANHIFRKLIVNKEKDKVNEKKEKKKSGFWVTVFKVELADIAFAVDSILAAVALAVTLPNTNLPEIGGLDGGKFLVIFAGGLIGLIIMRFAANYFVKLLQTRPGLEIAAFAIVGWVGVKLLVYTLSHPELAILPEGFAKSPEWKISFYVILLLIALFGWFLSKEKKADTTNAPSQESSVEVGK, from the coding sequence GTGGATTTTTCAATATTATTTGAGTATGCATGGGTTTTACTATTATTAATAGCCATTGAAGGTTTGTTAGCAGCTGATAATGCACTAGTATTAGCTATTATGGTGAGGCATCTTCCTGAAGAGCAGCGTAGAAGGGCATTGTTCTACGGACTAGCTGGAGCATTCGTGTTCCGTTTTGGTTCACTATTTGTGATATCTTTTCTTGTGGATGTGTGGCAGGTGCAAGCGATAGGTGCACTTTACCTATTGTTTATCGCGGCAAATCACATATTTAGAAAACTAATTGTTAATAAAGAAAAAGATAAAGTAAATGAAAAAAAGGAAAAGAAAAAGTCAGGTTTTTGGGTAACAGTTTTTAAAGTGGAGCTTGCAGATATAGCTTTTGCTGTAGATTCTATTCTTGCAGCTGTTGCTTTAGCTGTTACACTTCCAAACACTAATCTTCCTGAAATTGGAGGCTTAGATGGTGGGAAATTCCTCGTTATATTTGCAGGGGGGTTGATTGGGTTAATAATTATGCGATTCGCGGCTAACTATTTTGTAAAACTTCTACAAACGAGACCAGGATTAGAAATTGCAGCATTCGCGATAGTTGGATGGGTTGGTGTAAAGTTATTAGTGTATACGTTATCTCACCCAGAATTAGCTATCTTGCCAGAAGGGTTTGCAAAATCACCCGAATGGAAAATTTCGTTCTATGTAATCCTTCTACTAATTGCGCTTTTTGGTTGGTTTCTTTCCAAAGAAAAGAAAGCTGATACAACGAACGCTCCATCACAAGAGAGCAGCGTAGAGGTAGGTAAGTAA
- a CDS encoding transporter associated domain-containing protein gives MDSGQVKKIGQDLFVLSGMLNLHEVEDILKVEFPKDEYDTLSRFIIGQLCYSENYSKKENAK, from the coding sequence ATGGATTCAGGTCAAGTGAAGAAGATAGGTCAAGATTTGTTCGTACTTTCTGGAATGCTCAATTTGCATGAGGTTGAAGATATATTAAAGGTTGAATTTCCTAAGGATGAATACGATACATTAAGTAGATTTATTATTGGTCAATTATGTTATAGTGAAAATTACAGTAAAAAAGAAAATGCTAAGTAA
- a CDS encoding VOC family protein, with protein METNTIQKIGQIGVPVKKIERAIHFYKDTLGLSLLFNTENMAFLDCNGLRILLSLPEKEQFTHSSSVIYFKVEHIQKTYDELLHKDVNFLGEPHVVAKMGNTETWMVFFHDTEGNTHAFMSEVLI; from the coding sequence ATGGAAACTAATACGATTCAGAAAATCGGACAAATCGGAGTGCCAGTTAAAAAGATAGAAAGAGCGATACATTTTTATAAGGATACACTTGGATTATCACTATTATTTAACACGGAGAATATGGCCTTTTTAGATTGTAATGGACTACGGATTTTGTTAAGCCTTCCTGAAAAAGAACAATTTACACATTCGAGTTCCGTCATTTACTTTAAAGTGGAACATATCCAGAAAACATATGATGAGTTATTACATAAGGATGTAAATTTTTTGGGTGAACCTCATGTTGTGGCAAAAATGGGAAATACTGAAACATGGATGGTATTTTTTCATGACACGGAAGGAAATACACATGCTTTCATGAGTGAAGTACTAATTTAA
- the aspA gene encoding aspartate ammonia-lyase, whose protein sequence is MSITKGQMRMEKDFLGSKEVPSEAYYGIQTLRAVENFPITGYRIHEELIKAMAVVKKAAALANMDTKRLYDGIGKNILKAADELLAGEMHDQVIVDPIQGGAGTSINMNINEIIANRALELMGEQKGDYSYCSPNTHVNMSQSTNDAFPTAMHIAVLNTLEKLIKSMEAMHAAFQQKANEFNHVIKMGRTHLQDAVPIRLGQEFEAYSRVVARDINRIKQSRQHLYEVNMGATAVGTGLNADPKYIEQVVKHLQDISGLPLTGADHLVDATQNTDAYTEVSSVLKISMINMSKIANDLRLMASGPRAGLGEITLPARQPGSSIMPGKVNPVMPELINQVAFQVIGNDQTISLASEAGQFELNVMEPVLIFNLLQSITIMTNAFGTFTEHCLKGITANEERLKEYVEKSVGVITAVNPHIGYEVASRIARKAIIEGVPVRDLCLQFDVLTEEELDLILDPYEMTKPGIAGAALFDRE, encoded by the coding sequence ATGTCAATAACAAAGGGCCAAATGCGAATGGAAAAAGACTTCTTAGGTTCAAAGGAGGTTCCTTCTGAAGCATATTACGGAATTCAAACGCTTCGTGCAGTTGAAAACTTTCCTATTACAGGATATCGAATTCATGAAGAGCTCATAAAAGCGATGGCTGTTGTGAAAAAAGCAGCTGCACTTGCTAACATGGATACGAAACGTCTTTATGACGGAATTGGAAAGAATATTCTGAAGGCTGCAGATGAGTTGTTGGCAGGAGAAATGCATGATCAAGTTATCGTGGACCCGATCCAAGGTGGAGCAGGAACGTCCATTAATATGAATATAAATGAAATCATTGCCAATCGTGCCCTAGAACTAATGGGTGAACAAAAGGGAGACTATTCGTACTGTAGTCCAAATACGCATGTTAATATGTCACAGTCTACAAATGATGCTTTCCCGACAGCGATGCATATTGCGGTGTTAAACACATTAGAAAAATTGATTAAATCAATGGAAGCAATGCACGCTGCCTTCCAACAAAAAGCGAATGAATTTAATCACGTAATTAAAATGGGTCGTACTCACTTACAGGATGCAGTTCCGATTCGTCTTGGACAGGAATTTGAAGCATATAGTCGTGTCGTTGCACGTGATATAAACCGTATTAAACAATCGCGCCAACATTTATACGAAGTGAATATGGGAGCAACAGCGGTTGGAACTGGCTTAAACGCAGATCCAAAATATATTGAACAAGTGGTAAAACATCTTCAAGACATTAGCGGACTTCCACTAACAGGTGCAGATCATCTTGTAGACGCAACGCAAAATACTGATGCGTATACAGAAGTTTCAAGTGTATTAAAAATTAGCATGATAAACATGTCGAAAATTGCCAATGACTTAAGATTAATGGCATCTGGACCGAGAGCTGGATTAGGAGAAATTACATTACCTGCAAGACAGCCAGGTTCTTCGATTATGCCTGGAAAAGTAAACCCAGTAATGCCAGAGCTTATTAACCAAGTAGCATTCCAGGTTATCGGAAACGATCAAACGATTTCGCTAGCTTCCGAAGCTGGCCAGTTTGAATTGAATGTAATGGAGCCAGTTCTCATATTCAACTTGCTTCAATCCATTACCATTATGACAAACGCTTTTGGTACTTTCACCGAACATTGTTTAAAAGGAATAACAGCAAATGAAGAAAGACTAAAAGAGTACGTGGAAAAGAGTGTTGGAGTCATTACAGCCGTTAACCCACATATCGGTTACGAAGTAGCATCTCGTATTGCGAGAAAAGCGATTATTGAAGGTGTTCCAGTTCGTGATCTATGCTTACAATTTGATGTTCTAACAGAAGAAGAGCTAGACCTTATTTTAGATCCTTACGAAATGACGAAACCAGGTATTGCTGGTGCGGCGTTGTTTGATAGGGAATAG
- a CDS encoding DUF2974 domain-containing protein, with protein sequence MGNMLDYLDWRGDLSFAQSPFNEVDNLILSQLAYVNFEGIVPPRGNDESISIKDAAEFYFKMYEEETIMNFGFLIRISVPLLKKLGESNRFGNARLSQYVNIIDLDEQKQFSAIHITLSDETIFVAFRGTDNTIVGWKENFNMSFMMPVPAQLEAVRYLNETVRGYDTKLRIGGHSKGGNLAIFASVMCQSQIKANILEVYNNDGPGFNREMTESKEYKEVLSRMKTIVPESSVVGMLLEHEEDYYVVKSSKTGFMQHDAMTWEVLGKGFVHVGHVTQESKLLDVTLKAWVNRMDKEQREQFVDAIAYVFHAANIESLDDLSRSKWKKASEMLIVINHMAPEHKEVLTKTLKLLFDEGRRVYKEAKSKGD encoded by the coding sequence ATGGGAAACATGCTTGATTACTTAGATTGGCGCGGTGATTTATCTTTTGCCCAATCTCCATTTAATGAGGTAGATAACCTTATACTATCACAGCTGGCCTATGTCAATTTTGAGGGAATAGTCCCTCCTAGAGGAAACGACGAAAGTATTTCGATTAAAGATGCAGCCGAGTTTTATTTTAAAATGTACGAAGAAGAAACAATTATGAACTTTGGGTTCCTCATCCGTATTTCAGTTCCGTTGTTAAAGAAGCTCGGAGAAAGCAATCGTTTTGGAAATGCAAGACTATCACAATATGTAAACATAATTGACCTAGATGAACAAAAACAATTTTCAGCGATACATATTACTCTTAGCGATGAAACCATTTTCGTGGCGTTCAGAGGAACAGATAATACGATTGTAGGCTGGAAAGAAAACTTTAATATGAGCTTTATGATGCCTGTTCCCGCTCAACTAGAAGCTGTACGTTACTTAAATGAGACGGTTAGGGGATATGATACGAAATTAAGAATAGGTGGACATTCAAAAGGTGGAAATTTAGCAATTTTTGCATCGGTTATGTGCCAGTCCCAGATTAAAGCTAACATATTAGAAGTGTACAACAATGATGGACCTGGATTTAACAGAGAAATGACAGAGAGTAAGGAATATAAAGAAGTGTTAAGTCGTATGAAAACAATCGTTCCTGAATCATCTGTTGTAGGTATGCTACTAGAACACGAGGAAGATTATTACGTTGTAAAAAGTAGTAAAACAGGCTTTATGCAGCATGATGCGATGACGTGGGAAGTGCTAGGGAAAGGGTTCGTCCATGTTGGGCATGTCACACAAGAAAGTAAACTATTAGATGTGACGTTAAAAGCATGGGTTAATAGGATGGATAAAGAGCAGCGTGAGCAGTTTGTAGATGCGATTGCTTATGTGTTCCACGCAGCGAACATTGAAAGTTTAGATGACTTGTCCCGATCCAAGTGGAAGAAGGCGAGTGAAATGCTAATTGTCATTAATCATATGGCACCTGAACATAAAGAGGTTTTAACAAAAACATTAAAGCTACTTTTCGATGAGGGACGGAGGGTATATAAAGAAGCAAAAAGTAAAGGAGATTAG
- a CDS encoding DMT family transporter, translating to MGWLFVFIAATLEVVGVVGLKKYSQKKSVFNGILFISGFAFSFIFLYASFNYIQLSVAYSVWIGIGTAASVLVNMAFFGESKDIRRIISVIIIVIGVVGLKAVS from the coding sequence ATGGGTTGGTTATTTGTTTTTATCGCTGCAACACTTGAAGTTGTTGGTGTTGTTGGCTTGAAAAAATATAGTCAAAAGAAATCTGTATTCAATGGAATTCTTTTTATTTCTGGGTTTGCCTTCTCTTTTATCTTTTTATATGCATCTTTTAACTATATACAGTTAAGTGTTGCTTATTCCGTCTGGATTGGCATTGGTACAGCCGCATCTGTTTTAGTAAATATGGCTTTTTTTGGTGAATCAAAAGATATTAGAAGAATTATTAGTGTGATTATCATCGTGATAGGTGTAGTGGGATTGAAAGCTGTTTCGTAA
- a CDS encoding DMT family transporter: MNKAWIYVMLTCLFELLWVYGFNTATQWWHWTIVVAVILVDFHFLAKSCESLPTGTVYAIFAAVGTVGTALMDIFLFGGSFNFLKGLFMAFLIIGVISLKLADSRVENKSEKGAA, encoded by the coding sequence ATGAATAAAGCTTGGATATACGTTATGCTGACATGTTTATTTGAATTACTTTGGGTATATGGCTTTAATACTGCTACTCAATGGTGGCATTGGACAATAGTTGTAGCTGTCATTTTAGTTGATTTTCACTTCCTAGCCAAATCATGTGAATCTTTACCAACTGGGACGGTTTATGCCATTTTTGCCGCAGTTGGTACGGTCGGTACTGCCCTTATGGACATATTTCTATTTGGAGGAAGCTTTAACTTTTTAAAAGGATTATTCATGGCATTCCTAATAATCGGTGTAATCTCTCTGAAACTTGCAGATAGCCGAGTGGAAAATAAAAGTGAGAAAGGAGCCGCTTAA
- a CDS encoding TetR family transcriptional regulator, whose product MEKRNQIIDAAIKVFVEKGIEKTKISDIVKEAGIGQGTFYLYFPSKLSVMPAIAEVMVQKIINGLNEQVTKKDFLGRLEQTVDVFFTLTDKYRETFTLIYAGLAQTQHVREWEMIYTPVYEWMISFLNTAIESGEINSSVNPDYMSKMLVGLIESSAEQVYLYEEQISPNVSNTKKELLLFIQRGLGVQSF is encoded by the coding sequence ATGGAAAAACGAAATCAAATTATAGATGCAGCTATTAAAGTATTCGTTGAAAAAGGGATTGAGAAAACGAAAATTTCCGATATCGTAAAAGAGGCTGGTATTGGTCAAGGTACCTTTTATTTATATTTCCCTTCAAAATTGTCGGTTATGCCAGCAATTGCTGAAGTGATGGTACAAAAAATAATTAATGGACTTAATGAACAAGTAACAAAGAAAGATTTCCTTGGCAGGCTAGAGCAGACCGTGGACGTTTTCTTTACACTAACAGATAAATATCGAGAAACGTTTACATTAATTTATGCTGGTTTAGCACAAACACAACATGTCCGAGAGTGGGAAATGATCTATACACCTGTATATGAATGGATGATTTCTTTCTTAAATACTGCAATCGAATCTGGTGAAATAAACTCTTCTGTAAATCCTGATTACATGTCTAAAATGTTAGTCGGACTTATTGAATCTTCAGCAGAACAAGTTTATCTATATGAAGAACAAATATCACCAAATGTTAGTAACACAAAAAAAGAATTACTTTTATTTATCCAAAGAGGATTAGGAGTACAATCTTTTTAA